A genome region from Leguminivora glycinivorella isolate SPB_JAAS2020 chromosome 13, LegGlyc_1.1, whole genome shotgun sequence includes the following:
- the LOC125232725 gene encoding uncharacterized protein LOC125232725, with protein sequence MRRAVRRPQRAIVLRVARAYRDNSYAAASLLAGSPPWDLEAKWREEAREVLFERLEIRELAGNQKEAAAVRPVLKEWVERKYGAPSFHLTQLLTGHGCFGWYLCERVGREPTTACHHCDRRAVDTAQHTREECPAWDEPRAALFTVIGGDLSLPALIRHMLSSEEEWEAVTTFSVVVMTQKEAAEKVRELSAAEGQAGGEESSQRD encoded by the exons ATGAGAAGAGCTGTGCGTCGTCCTCAACGAGCTATAGTTCTCAGGGTGGCTCGAGCGTACCGCGACAATTCGTACGCGGCAGCTAGCCTACTAGCCGGAAGCCCGCCGTGGGACCTTGAAGCCAAG TGGAGAGAAGAAGCACGAGAAGTGCTCTTCGAGCGTTTGGAGATCCGGGAGCTAGCCGGGAACCAGAAAGAAGCGGCCGCTGTTCGGCCCGTTCTAAAAGAATGGGTGGAACGTAAGTACGGCGCACCTTCTTTCCATCTCACACAGCTCCTGACGGGGCACGGCTGCTTCGGCTGGTACCTGTGTGAGAGGGTGGGAAGGGAGCCTACTACAGCGTGTCACCATTGTGATCGAAGAGCAGTGGACACGGCCCAACACACGCGCGAAGAGTGCCCTGCTTGGGATGAGCCTCGCGCTGCCCTGTTCACGGTTATAGGGGGTGATCTCTCACTGCCGGCGCTAATACGCCATATGCTTAGCAGTGAAGAGGAGTGGGAGGCAGTGACCACCTTTAGCGTCGTTGTCATGACGCAAAAGGAGGCCGCCGAAAAAGTGCGCGAGCTCAGCGCCGCAGAAGGCCAGGCAGGCGGCGAAGAGTCTTCGCAGAGAGACTGA